A window of the Polaribacter sp. HaHaR_3_91 genome harbors these coding sequences:
- a CDS encoding arylsulfatase, with product MKNIVTTCFLCFLFLSKIAYSQENIKKLKDSRPNIIFVMTDDQGMGDFSCMGNQVVKTPNIDAFYQKSTRFTEYHVSPTCAPTRAALMSGNHEFRAGVTHTILERERMALDVYTLPQALQSAGYKTGLFGKWHLGDGDEYLPQNRGFDEVLMHGAGGIGQVNLGDFPANKENLYFDNVLLHNKTIVKTKGFCTDVFFDAGLAWTKQQIDAKKPYFTYLSLNAPHAPLIAPESYKKRFLELGYDEGTAGRYGMIENIDDNFGRLLKKLEEWDVLDNTLVIFTTDNGATHLGGTLDGKKVKHFNANLKGGKNSPNEGGNHVPLFFYWKGVLSEGKDINQLTAHIDLYKTFTELAGAKLPGTMQSLKGLSLIPLLENTVTNWEDRLMFTHCGRWKTGKVEEAKYTKMAIRSQQWRFVNNKELYDVINDPGETKNIALENPEVIEDFKQPYDEWWSNSIPLMVNENRKRIKEQPLHAKYYKQLKEKGILEWKPTVD from the coding sequence ATGAAAAATATCGTTACTACTTGTTTTTTGTGTTTCCTGTTTTTATCAAAAATAGCGTATTCACAAGAAAACATTAAAAAACTGAAAGATAGTAGACCAAACATCATCTTTGTTATGACAGATGATCAAGGTATGGGAGATTTTTCTTGTATGGGAAATCAAGTTGTAAAAACGCCAAATATTGATGCTTTTTATCAAAAATCAACACGTTTTACAGAGTACCATGTAAGCCCTACTTGCGCGCCAACAAGAGCAGCATTAATGAGTGGTAACCATGAATTTAGAGCAGGCGTAACGCATACAATATTAGAACGTGAAAGAATGGCTTTGGACGTTTACACACTTCCACAAGCGTTGCAATCTGCAGGTTATAAAACAGGTCTTTTTGGCAAATGGCATTTAGGAGATGGAGATGAATATCTCCCTCAAAATAGAGGTTTTGATGAGGTATTGATGCATGGTGCTGGAGGTATTGGTCAAGTCAATTTAGGGGATTTCCCTGCGAATAAAGAAAACTTATATTTTGACAATGTCTTACTTCACAATAAAACGATTGTAAAAACGAAAGGTTTTTGTACAGATGTGTTTTTTGATGCAGGATTGGCTTGGACAAAACAACAAATCGATGCTAAAAAACCATATTTTACGTATTTATCATTAAATGCACCTCATGCTCCATTAATTGCTCCTGAATCTTATAAAAAACGTTTCTTAGAATTAGGCTATGATGAAGGTACTGCTGGCAGATATGGAATGATTGAAAATATTGATGATAATTTTGGAAGGTTGCTAAAAAAACTTGAAGAATGGGATGTTTTAGACAATACTTTAGTCATTTTTACAACAGATAATGGTGCAACACATTTAGGAGGAACTTTAGATGGAAAAAAAGTAAAACATTTTAATGCCAATCTTAAAGGTGGAAAAAACTCGCCTAATGAAGGTGGAAATCACGTACCTCTTTTCTTTTATTGGAAAGGCGTTTTATCCGAAGGAAAAGATATCAACCAACTTACAGCACATATAGATTTATACAAAACCTTTACAGAATTGGCTGGCGCTAAATTGCCAGGAACCATGCAATCTTTAAAAGGATTATCGCTAATTCCTTTATTAGAAAATACAGTAACAAATTGGGAAGATCGTTTGATGTTTACGCATTGTGGACGCTGGAAAACAGGAAAAGTAGAAGAAGCTAAATACACTAAAATGGCTATAAGAAGTCAGCAATGGCGTTTTGTAAACAATAAAGAATTGTATGATGTTATCAATGACCCTGGAGAAACAAAAAATATTGCATTAGAAAACCCTGAAGTGATAGAGGATTTTAAACAACCTTATGATGAATGGTGGAGTAATTCTATTCCTCTAATGGTTAACGAAAATAGAAAAAGAATAAAAGAGCAACCGCTTCATGCAAAGTATTATAAGCAATTAAAGGAAAAAGGAATTTTAGAATGGAAACCTACAGTTGATTAA
- a CDS encoding putative glycoside hydrolase, which translates to MDSKFSFLLIVLTLTLGSCKTQNVDTSAINLVKNKLPEFSWDKMPLYMHLRKSTSFSNKEIQYLSKFPLITFEKTTGSKTFGSTEKGTIKAAKAVKKINPNAKILYYKNVVINWGGYSEDENFLYEHPEALLINAKGQKSVMPNGKTGFFDISEDYVRKYWLHHVKKVTENPFIDGVFLDANIKVLVPGFFNSRVGEEKQEAIKSGYLSMMADLESQLGDDNLLIANILRVRPEFEDSGRAYLKFFDGSYIEGFEHESFGMAYEDYLAQGIEAVQKSAREGKVIAMSLGIGKGLKNAEAGIDDVRKKVSKHEDFSKRLEYLLAIFLVCAEKYSYVYPHDGYGTEKSAVWLKTFPQYEKPLGKPLGFAKREGYIYTRKFEHVDVWLDIKNKTSKLNYK; encoded by the coding sequence ATGGATTCTAAATTTTCATTTTTATTAATTGTTTTAACACTTACTTTAGGTTCGTGTAAAACACAAAATGTAGATACTTCTGCAATAAATTTGGTGAAAAATAAGTTGCCAGAATTTTCTTGGGATAAAATGCCATTGTATATGCATTTACGCAAATCAACTTCTTTTTCTAATAAAGAGATTCAATATTTATCAAAATTTCCATTAATCACTTTTGAAAAAACAACAGGAAGCAAAACTTTTGGGTCTACAGAAAAAGGAACTATTAAAGCGGCAAAAGCTGTAAAAAAAATCAATCCGAATGCTAAAATATTATATTATAAAAATGTAGTTATCAATTGGGGTGGTTATTCTGAAGATGAAAATTTTTTATACGAACATCCAGAAGCTTTATTAATCAATGCTAAAGGACAAAAATCGGTAATGCCAAATGGCAAAACAGGATTCTTTGACATATCAGAAGATTACGTGCGTAAGTATTGGTTACATCATGTAAAAAAGGTTACTGAAAATCCATTTATTGATGGTGTTTTTTTAGATGCTAATATAAAAGTATTAGTTCCTGGTTTTTTTAATAGTCGTGTTGGAGAAGAAAAGCAAGAAGCTATTAAATCTGGTTACTTATCAATGATGGCAGATTTAGAATCACAATTAGGAGATGATAATTTACTCATAGCAAATATTCTTCGTGTTCGACCAGAATTTGAAGATTCGGGTAGAGCATACTTAAAATTCTTTGACGGCTCTTATATAGAAGGTTTTGAGCATGAAAGTTTTGGCATGGCTTATGAAGATTACCTAGCACAGGGAATAGAAGCTGTACAAAAATCTGCAAGAGAAGGAAAAGTAATAGCCATGTCTCTTGGTATTGGCAAAGGATTAAAAAATGCCGAAGCAGGTATTGATGATGTTAGAAAAAAAGTAAGTAAACATGAAGATTTTTCAAAGCGCTTAGAGTATCTATTAGCTATTTTTTTAGTTTGTGCAGAAAAATACAGTTATGTTTATCCGCATGATGGCTATGGAACTGAAAAATCTGCTGTTTGGTTAAAAACATTTCCACAATATGAAAAGCCTTTAGGAAAACCTTTGGGTTTTGCAAAACGCGAAGGCTACATCTATACCAGAAAATTTGAACATGTAGATGTCTGGTTAGATATCAAAAATAAAACATCAAAATTAAACTATAAATAA
- a CDS encoding sulfatase gives MKNKTNLLGLLFLSLFVSNAMYSQKNSKLIKPNIIIFYADDLGWQDVQLNDLDAPCAWDTPNIAKLAEDAINFTNAYSPAPTCAPSRSALLSGLHPAKTGITNVSGGGVPKAQRAEKYISPYFPSGLMPENFTIAEALKMNGYKTAHVGKWHAGELKIQKSTNQGFDFVHESRGAHTGPKKPNTRLTNFATNDANDPYRLSKEKYFPFTKENPEGISYPTDAVTENALKFITESKEEPFFLYLAHWMVHYPIHSKNRALLDYYCDKLGVELPEVDAEWTKEGQNNPYFGAMVTTLDWSLGRVVDLLKKTDDPRNPGKKLYETTYIFFSSDNGGAETRKAEVMSDNAPLDKGKKYSEEGGIRVPMLISGPSIPKEKTKDVLINQLDFYPTILNLTNSEIPSKYSDDLDGLDISKVLLNNEKDVKDSKGNPREDLWWHYPYGDDVKNQSAIRSGDYKLYKNFNSGKYILHRLYKDGKRYDLEEQHDIAAESPEIVKKLAAKLEKYLKDYDAKLPYKDPSKFKNEEDAAAIPVIVNDVFDANSRTVTIQLEKGKSNVIESYALIKISDKPSATGKKKLHTTYIKVPLEASKNKLEYTFNVPKDVHECGVIFIDENRFMVKSKFHELIKAPKKGKKKKGKKKNKKKKKN, from the coding sequence ATGAAAAACAAAACAAATCTTTTAGGTTTATTGTTCTTATCACTATTTGTATCTAATGCAATGTATAGTCAAAAGAATTCTAAATTAATAAAACCAAATATCATCATTTTTTATGCGGATGATTTAGGTTGGCAAGACGTACAATTAAATGATTTAGATGCGCCTTGTGCTTGGGATACGCCAAACATTGCCAAATTAGCGGAAGATGCTATCAATTTTACCAACGCATACTCTCCGGCACCAACTTGTGCGCCTTCTCGTTCTGCACTTTTAAGCGGATTACATCCTGCTAAAACAGGCATCACCAATGTAAGTGGAGGAGGAGTTCCTAAGGCTCAGAGAGCTGAAAAATATATTAGTCCTTATTTTCCATCAGGATTAATGCCAGAAAACTTTACCATCGCAGAAGCTTTAAAAATGAATGGTTATAAAACAGCTCATGTAGGAAAATGGCATGCAGGAGAACTTAAAATTCAAAAATCAACCAATCAAGGTTTTGATTTTGTACATGAATCTAGAGGGGCACACACAGGACCTAAAAAACCAAATACTCGTTTGACTAATTTTGCTACAAATGACGCTAATGATCCATACCGTTTAAGTAAAGAAAAATATTTTCCTTTTACAAAGGAAAATCCTGAAGGAATTTCTTATCCAACGGATGCCGTTACAGAAAATGCACTTAAATTTATTACCGAAAGTAAAGAAGAACCTTTCTTTTTATATTTAGCACATTGGATGGTGCATTATCCAATTCACTCAAAAAACCGTGCATTATTAGACTATTATTGTGATAAATTAGGCGTAGAGCTTCCAGAAGTAGATGCTGAATGGACTAAAGAAGGTCAGAACAATCCTTATTTTGGAGCTATGGTTACCACTTTAGACTGGAGTTTAGGGCGTGTTGTAGATTTGTTAAAGAAAACAGATGACCCTAGAAATCCTGGTAAAAAATTATACGAAACTACGTATATCTTCTTTTCATCGGATAATGGTGGAGCGGAAACTCGTAAGGCAGAAGTAATGTCTGACAATGCGCCTTTAGATAAAGGTAAAAAATATTCTGAAGAAGGTGGTATTAGAGTACCAATGCTAATTTCTGGACCAAGTATTCCAAAGGAAAAAACAAAAGATGTTTTAATCAATCAATTAGACTTCTATCCAACCATTTTAAACCTGACAAATAGTGAAATACCTTCTAAATATAGTGATGATTTAGACGGATTAGATATTTCTAAGGTCTTGTTAAATAACGAAAAGGATGTAAAAGATAGCAAGGGAAACCCTAGAGAAGATTTATGGTGGCACTATCCTTATGGAGACGATGTTAAAAACCAATCGGCTATTAGATCTGGAGACTATAAATTGTATAAAAACTTTAATTCTGGTAAATATATATTGCATCGTTTGTATAAAGATGGAAAGCGATATGATTTAGAAGAACAACATGATATTGCAGCAGAATCTCCTGAAATTGTTAAGAAGTTAGCTGCTAAACTAGAAAAGTATCTAAAAGATTACGATGCTAAGCTGCCATATAAAGACCCTTCTAAATTTAAAAATGAAGAAGATGCAGCCGCTATTCCGGTTATTGTGAATGATGTTTTTGATGCGAATTCTCGTACAGTGACTATTCAATTAGAAAAAGGAAAATCGAATGTAATTGAAAGTTATGCGCTTATTAAAATTTCTGATAAACCAAGTGCTACAGGAAAGAAAAAATTACATACAACATACATAAAAGTACCTTTAGAAGCTAGTAAAAACAAATTAGAATACACTTTTAATGTACCAAAAGATGTACATGAATGTGGCGTTATTTTTATTGATGAAAATAGATTTATGGTAAAAAGTAAATTTCATGAGTTAATAAAGGCTCCTAAAAAAGGAAAGAAAAAAAAAGGGAAGAAGAAAAATAAAAAGAAGAAAAAGAATTAA
- a CDS encoding sulfatase: MKSILTSLAILLFFSNHVISQEKKDLIKPNVIIFYADDLGWQDTEINNLDEPSPWETPNISKLADDAVNFTNGYSPAPTCAPSRCAVLSGLHPTKTGVTHVAGGQMPNAEQSPNYISPFFEGGLFPKHFTIAEALKMNGYTTGHIGKWHAGHDDSQKSKNQGFDFVHESRGAHQGPKKPDNRLNTFATKAKNDPYRLSDEKYPPFTKDSPEGISYPYDEITENALKFIGESKDEPFFLYLAHWMVHSPIHTKNRELLQYYCDKLGIDFPTKDVPVTTEGQTNPYFGSMVTTLDWSLGRVVDLLKKTDDPRNPGKKLYETTYIFFSSDNGAVEHVGKEIVTDNFPLDEGKKYAQEGGIRVPMLISGPSIPKGKVYDGLVNQLDFYPTILDLTNSKIPTKYSSDLDGLDISGVLLNNETVIKNNNGEPRKDLWWHFPHNREFQMQSAIRAGDYKLYKNHVKGNYELYRLYKNGERADLEEKFDIAEQSPEIVKDLSTRLEKYLKEYDAKFPYKNPSKIKGEPENVAAIPKIKSDSFDPVSRKITVTLENGNSKVIEFYGLISYKDLHAVSKNGKQRKVHEPFTKLEGEFNKKTSEYTLTLPVGVTEAGIIFIDENRFMVKSKFHALKSPKKSKKNKKNRNN, from the coding sequence ATGAAATCAATTTTAACATCACTAGCAATTTTATTGTTCTTTTCTAATCATGTTATTAGTCAAGAAAAAAAGGATTTAATAAAACCCAATGTTATTATTTTTTATGCTGATGATTTAGGTTGGCAGGATACAGAAATAAATAATTTAGACGAACCAAGCCCATGGGAAACGCCTAATATTTCAAAATTAGCTGATGATGCTGTAAACTTTACAAACGGATATTCTCCAGCACCTACTTGTGCACCATCTAGATGTGCTGTTTTAAGTGGGTTACATCCTACCAAAACAGGAGTAACACACGTTGCTGGGGGGCAAATGCCTAACGCAGAGCAAAGTCCAAACTATATATCACCTTTTTTTGAAGGAGGATTGTTTCCAAAACATTTTACAATTGCGGAAGCTTTAAAAATGAATGGATATACAACAGGACATATTGGAAAATGGCATGCAGGACATGATGATTCTCAAAAATCAAAAAACCAAGGTTTTGATTTTGTTCATGAATCTAGAGGAGCACATCAAGGACCTAAAAAACCAGACAATCGTTTGAATACATTTGCAACAAAAGCAAAGAATGATCCTTACCGTTTAAGTGATGAAAAATATCCTCCTTTTACCAAAGATTCTCCGGAAGGAATTTCATACCCATATGATGAAATTACTGAAAATGCTCTTAAATTTATTGGTGAAAGTAAAGACGAACCTTTCTTTTTATATTTAGCACATTGGATGGTACATTCTCCAATTCACACTAAAAACCGTGAGTTATTACAATATTACTGTGATAAGTTAGGAATTGATTTTCCAACAAAAGATGTCCCTGTAACAACAGAAGGTCAAACAAATCCTTATTTTGGATCTATGGTAACCACTTTAGACTGGAGTTTAGGACGTGTGGTAGACTTACTAAAGAAAACAGACGACCCTAGAAATCCTGGTAAAAAATTATACGAAACTACATACATCTTTTTCTCTTCGGATAATGGGGCTGTTGAACACGTAGGTAAAGAAATAGTTACAGATAATTTTCCATTAGATGAAGGAAAAAAATATGCTCAAGAAGGAGGTATTAGAGTACCAATGCTAATTTCTGGACCAAGTATACCAAAAGGAAAAGTATATGATGGGTTGGTAAATCAATTAGATTTTTACCCAACAATTTTAGACCTTACAAATAGTAAAATACCTACTAAGTACAGTTCCGATTTAGATGGATTAGATATTTCTGGAGTTTTGTTAAATAATGAAACTGTTATCAAGAATAATAATGGAGAACCAAGAAAAGATTTATGGTGGCATTTTCCTCACAATCGTGAATTTCAAATGCAATCTGCAATAAGAGCGGGAGATTATAAATTGTATAAAAACCATGTAAAAGGTAATTATGAATTATACCGTTTGTACAAAAATGGTGAAAGAGCAGATTTAGAAGAGAAATTTGATATTGCAGAACAGTCTCCAGAGATAGTTAAAGATTTATCTACAAGATTAGAAAAGTATTTAAAAGAGTACGATGCTAAATTCCCTTATAAAAATCCTTCAAAAATAAAAGGAGAACCAGAAAATGTAGCTGCTATTCCAAAAATTAAATCAGATTCTTTTGATCCTGTATCACGTAAAATTACGGTTACATTAGAAAATGGGAACTCTAAAGTTATTGAGTTTTATGGATTGATATCTTACAAAGATTTACATGCCGTTTCAAAAAATGGAAAACAAAGAAAAGTGCACGAACCTTTTACAAAATTAGAAGGAGAATTTAATAAAAAGACATCAGAATATACCTTAACGCTTCCAGTTGGAGTAACAGAAGCGGGTATCATTTTTATAGATGAAAACAGATTTATGGTTAAAAGTAAATTTCATGCTTTAAAATCACCAAAAAAATCTAAAAAAAATAAGAAAAACAGAAATAATTAA
- a CDS encoding alpha-L-fucosidase, which translates to MNVIMRPFKTKLRIYSIVFSMFLVTISCKKKEDITVSIEKPFDQTNNWIVLEKTNAEKKETTYSWYFNVKHPAEYVLQMVSSGEISEDKKTIKVKIDKQEFEESLSKNYVINSNEIISEFKSKIQFKNTGEQKISITTDTNFKTLRIIPHYKKPIGSGNYHQEWLSMHNSDEKQNALKRFKEAKLGMFIHWGLYSEIGGIWKGTKINHSPYPGPKVAEWLMYAFQIPREEYKELAKTFNPDKSFAQNVAKLAKDVGMKYIVITSKHHDGFALFDSKSSEFDIVDATPYKADIVKELYDACLKEGIDFGVYYSHGNDWMDGADGNYANVKKVNDSLGIYTHPTGKNLWDPSKNTHKEYLQNKAYPQVKELLNLLPELGLIWFDGTGFITEEQAFQFYKLVYDINPNVVVNRRVGYAFGDYLDAGDNKIPSASEKLEKYWETCGTTNNSWGYKSYDKDWKSPKELLYYFVDILSKGGNYLLNIGPDGKGNVPETSAQNLREMGKWIHLNADAVYGTSRWKTPNEGQEETLLDGTGHRAAKGFERKFTSKDFWFTTKENKVYAISLTNTEGDILIKSLRKGEGDIEQVKLLGSGKTLKWNQNKNGLKTTVIGLPKNALGYVIEVTLKNN; encoded by the coding sequence ATGAATGTTATAATGCGTCCGTTTAAAACCAAACTAAGAATCTATAGTATTGTATTTTCTATGTTTTTAGTTACTATTTCCTGTAAAAAAAAGGAAGATATTACTGTGTCGATTGAAAAACCATTCGACCAAACCAATAATTGGATTGTACTGGAAAAAACAAATGCGGAAAAAAAAGAAACTACATATTCTTGGTACTTTAATGTAAAACATCCTGCTGAATATGTGCTTCAAATGGTTTCAAGTGGAGAAATCTCCGAAGATAAAAAAACTATAAAAGTAAAGATTGATAAACAAGAGTTTGAAGAATCACTCTCCAAAAACTACGTAATTAACTCGAATGAGATAATTTCAGAATTCAAAAGCAAAATTCAATTTAAAAATACAGGAGAACAGAAGATTTCAATAACAACTGATACAAATTTTAAAACGCTAAGAATTATTCCTCATTATAAAAAACCAATTGGTTCTGGCAACTATCATCAAGAATGGTTATCAATGCACAATTCTGATGAAAAACAAAACGCACTAAAACGTTTTAAAGAAGCAAAGTTAGGAATGTTTATTCACTGGGGATTGTATTCTGAAATTGGTGGAATATGGAAAGGAACTAAAATAAATCATTCTCCTTACCCTGGACCAAAAGTTGCAGAATGGTTAATGTATGCTTTTCAAATACCAAGAGAAGAATATAAAGAGCTCGCAAAAACGTTTAATCCTGATAAATCATTTGCTCAGAACGTTGCAAAACTTGCAAAAGATGTTGGCATGAAATATATAGTTATCACCTCTAAACACCATGATGGTTTTGCTTTGTTCGATTCAAAAAGTTCAGAATTTGATATAGTTGATGCAACTCCATATAAAGCAGATATTGTTAAAGAATTGTATGACGCCTGTTTAAAAGAAGGTATCGATTTTGGCGTTTATTATTCACATGGAAATGATTGGATGGATGGTGCTGATGGTAATTATGCCAACGTTAAAAAGGTAAATGATTCTTTAGGGATTTACACACATCCAACAGGTAAAAACTTATGGGATCCAAGTAAGAATACGCATAAAGAATATCTTCAAAACAAAGCATACCCTCAAGTAAAAGAACTTTTAAATTTATTACCAGAATTGGGCTTAATATGGTTTGATGGAACTGGTTTTATCACCGAAGAACAAGCATTTCAGTTTTATAAATTGGTTTATGATATCAATCCAAATGTAGTAGTAAACAGAAGAGTTGGTTATGCGTTTGGAGATTATTTAGATGCTGGAGATAATAAGATTCCTTCTGCATCAGAAAAGTTAGAAAAATATTGGGAAACTTGTGGAACAACAAATAATTCTTGGGGTTACAAATCTTACGATAAAGACTGGAAAAGCCCAAAAGAATTGTTATACTACTTTGTTGATATTTTATCAAAAGGAGGAAATTACTTATTAAATATTGGACCAGATGGAAAAGGAAATGTACCAGAAACAAGCGCCCAAAATTTACGTGAAATGGGTAAATGGATTCATCTAAATGCAGATGCTGTTTATGGAACATCTCGTTGGAAAACACCCAATGAAGGTCAAGAAGAAACACTTTTAGATGGTACAGGTCATAGAGCTGCTAAAGGCTTTGAAAGAAAATTTACTTCCAAAGATTTTTGGTTTACAACAAAAGAAAATAAAGTATATGCTATTTCTTTAACGAATACAGAGGGAGATATTCTTATAAAATCGCTGAGAAAAGGTGAAGGAGATATTGAACAAGTAAAGTTATTAGGAAGCGGCAAAACCCTTAAATGGAATCAAAATAAAAACGGATTAAAAACTACTGTAATCGGATTACCAAAAAATGCGCTTGGTTATGTTATAGAAGTTACTTTAAAAAATAATTAA